The Glycine soja cultivar W05 chromosome 6, ASM419377v2, whole genome shotgun sequence genome has a window encoding:
- the LOC114416249 gene encoding EKC/KEOPS complex subunit Tprkb-like isoform X2: MKSFNINGTTFSVALYTDVTNSKELLESMQAGTLEPEVAFLNALLIPDIFPVLAAAHKTLVAKSRDTLTTRTLHSELVYNYSGSKHITESLKRCGISDSTTYILATRFDASPDEIKAIGKLINGKEIDLEELEGRANQSQIQKNLEYHHLLMQYLAV; this comes from the exons ATGAAGTCGTTCAATATAAATGGAACCACTTTTTCTGTTGCACTCTACACTGATGTGACGAATTCAAA AGAACTCTTGGAAAGTATGCAAGCTGGGACATTGGAGCCAGAAGTTGCATTCCTCAATGCTTTACTT ATCCCAGATATTTTCCCTGTTCTAGCAGCTGCACACAAAACACTTGTAGCCAAGTCTCGAGACACGTTGACCACACGCACTCTTCATTCAGAGCTTGTTTACAACTACTCAGGGTCTAAGCAT ATTACTGAATCTTTGAAAAGATGTGGCATATCTGACAGCACAACTTATATCCTTGCTACTCGATTTGATGCTAGTCCTGATGAG ATAAAAGCTATAGGGAAGCTCATTAATGGCAAGGAGATTGACCTGGAGGAGCTAGAAGGGAGAGCAAACCAATCCCAGATACAAAAG AACTTGGAGTATCATCACTTGCTGATGCAATATCTTGCCGTATAG
- the LOC114416249 gene encoding EKC/KEOPS complex subunit Tprkb-like isoform X1, whose translation MKSFNINGTTFSVALYTDVTNSKELLESMQAGTLEPEVAFLNALLIPDIFPVLAAAHKTLVAKSRDTLTTRTLHSELVYNYSGSKHITESLKRCGISDSTTYILATRFDASPDEIKAIGKLINGKEIDLEELEGRANQSQIQKLYKISSSELGVSSLADAISCRIAACDAL comes from the exons ATGAAGTCGTTCAATATAAATGGAACCACTTTTTCTGTTGCACTCTACACTGATGTGACGAATTCAAA AGAACTCTTGGAAAGTATGCAAGCTGGGACATTGGAGCCAGAAGTTGCATTCCTCAATGCTTTACTT ATCCCAGATATTTTCCCTGTTCTAGCAGCTGCACACAAAACACTTGTAGCCAAGTCTCGAGACACGTTGACCACACGCACTCTTCATTCAGAGCTTGTTTACAACTACTCAGGGTCTAAGCAT ATTACTGAATCTTTGAAAAGATGTGGCATATCTGACAGCACAACTTATATCCTTGCTACTCGATTTGATGCTAGTCCTGATGAG ATAAAAGCTATAGGGAAGCTCATTAATGGCAAGGAGATTGACCTGGAGGAGCTAGAAGGGAGAGCAAACCAATCCCAGATACAAAAG CTTTACAAGATATCTTCCTCAGAACTTGGAGTATCATCACTTGCTGATGCAATATCTTGCCGTATAGCTGCTTGTGATGCCTTGTGA
- the LOC114416254 gene encoding uncharacterized protein LOC114416254 has protein sequence MSKIDQIMLRFRPIAPKPLPAAASLSDAFSSENTGVSKRKDNTGSKRCSRGIRRRRNAPPPPPPPPPAVTLPLLPETPDPKKTTSELKNKNVPVWLSFENSFKNRGGTASEKVDPCWYSPAAGSVVTVECVMDRWQPQEEGLGLGRGDVERKVKLEEDTCPGFISDGYGRVTWTNGAYREIMGEGGVWLAMKVTVPCLYRGFTCRVRVQYACGKERTVPCDVWRMNSGGFAWRLDVKAALSLSLAL, from the coding sequence ATGTCCAAGATCGATCAAATAATGTTACGCTTTCGCCCTATCGCCCCCAAACCCCTCCCCGCCGCCGCCTCCCTTTCCGACGCTTTCTCCTCGGAAAACACCGGCGTCTCCAAGCGGAAGGATAACACTGGCAGCAAGCGGTGCAGTCGAGGGATCCGCCGGAGGAGAAAcgcgcctcctcctcctcctcctccgccTCCGGCGGTGACTCTCCCGCTGCTACCGGAAACTCCAGATCCGAAGAAAACTACCTCCGAACTAAAGAACAAGAACGTACCGGTGTGGCTGAGCTTCGAAAACAGCTTCAAGAACCGCGGCGGTACTGCTTCTGAGAAGGTGGATCCGTGCTGGTACTCTCCGGCAGCGGGATCGGTGGTGACGGTGGAGTGCGTGATGGACAGGTGGCAGCCTCAGGAGGAGGGACTAGGGTTGGGGAGAGGAGACGTGGAACGGAAGGTTAAGCTTGAGGAGGACACGTGTCCGGGGTTTATATCGGACGGTTACGGGAGGGTGACGTGGACGAATGGGGCGTACAGGGAAATTATGGGAGAGGGAGGAGTATGGTTGGCAATGAAGGTGACCGTACCGTGTTTGTACAGAGGTTTCACGTGCAGGGTGAGGGTGCAGTACGCCTGTGGTAAAGAGAGAACGGTGCCATGTGATGTTTGGAGAATGAACAGTGGAGGCTTTGCCTGGAGATTAGACGTTAAAGCTGCTCTTAGCTTAAGCTTAGCTCTCTAA
- the LOC114416257 gene encoding transcription factor GTE10-like, translating to MAPTLPIEFAGQKESRKYSHSQNMGKSRKYSKGYATGFVPDFRHAVETIGESEGLGSLGRVDMELTALADSCAPKRKRPGLNTCGGDYAGSFNVPFRHFSLSAMSGFERKDLKVRLTWELEQVREFQKKIDGMNSSVVGGLSLFSDIRGCSAGQKRPKLESQHSTMEVSVPPGKKRPVPGHNGPKSKKSMSERLEHAKPAAPVTSYAMLMKSCENVLNRLMSHQFAWVFNDPVDVVKLNIPDYFTVIKHPMDLGTVKKRITSGEYSNPMDFAADVRLTFDNAMFYNPAGNDVHIMAETLSKFFETRWKAIEKKIPVIDCVASEPSRPTRVETEISDRVPPTKKKKITPNDSSVKPEPVKRIVTVEEKQKLSLELETMIGELPDSIVDFLREQSYNEGQTNDDEIEIDIDTLSDDTLFKLRKLLDDYMLEKQKSQAKAGQCEMELLNESGFSNSSMQPCKDAGNEQVEEDVDIVGGNDPPISNYPSLEIENDVTKRNSKCSSSSSSSSESGSSSSDSDSVSSSGSELDMAKTSEPLSATKENIGFGLTSDQNKGDPGNSETGKDSTNVGGQVEESSQSRPVATEPESHQEGESAASKRQVSPEKLYRAALLRSRFADTILKAQEKALEKDEKRDPEKLRIEREDLERRQKEEKARLQAEAKAAEEAQRKAEAEAAAEAKRKRELEREAARQALQKMEKTVDINENSQFLEDLEMLSAVHDEHLPSFKEETSTDQPQDGLGGIKLQGNPLEQLGLYMKDEDEEEDEEEEDELPPSGAVGPSNDVEEGEID from the exons ATGGCACCAACCTTACCTATAGAGTTTGCTGGACAGAAGGAATCCAGAAAGTACTCTCATTCACAGAATATGGGGAAATCTAGAAAATACTCCAAAGGTTATGCTACTGGCTTTGTTCCTGATTTTCGGCATGCTGTTGAGACTATTGGTGAATCAGAAGGGCTGGGTAGCTTGGGAAGGGTTGATATGGAACTGACGGCTTTGGCAGATTCTTGTGCACCAAAAAGGAAACGCCCTGGCTTGAATACCTGTGGTGGTGATTATGCTGGTAGTTTCAATGTACCATTTCGACATTTCTCATTATCCGCGATGTCAGGTTTTGAgcgaaaggatttgaaagtgaGGTTAACTTGGGAACTTGAACAAGTAAGGGAATTTCAGAAGAAAATTGATGGTATGAACTCAAGTGTTGTTGGAGGATTGTCTCTCTTCAGTGACATAAGGGGCTGCAGTGCAGGGCAGAAGAGGCCTAAGCTGGAGAGCCAGCATAGTACAATGGAAGTATCAGTGCCACCTGGTAAGAAAAGGCCCGTACCAGGACATAATGGTCCCAAGTCAAAGAAAAGTATGTCTGAGCGTCTTGAACATGCAAAACCTGCTGCGCCAGTGACTTCATATGCTATGTTGATGAAATCGTGTGAGAATGTACTAAACCGATTGATGTCTCATCAATTTGCTTGGGTTTTTAACGATCCAGTTGATGTTGTTAAATTGAACATTCCAGATTatttcactgtcatcaagcatCCAATGGATTTGGGTACTGTGAAGAAGAGAATAACCTCTGGCGAATATTCAAATCCCATGGATTTTGCTGCTGATGTGCGGCTGACTTTCGATAATGCAATGTTTTATAATCCAGCAGGCAATGATGTACACATCATGGCCGAGACCCTTAGTAAATTTTTTGAAACAAGGTGGAAGGCCATAGAGAAGAAAATTCCTGTTATTGATTGTGTTGCGTCCGAGCCTTCAAGACCTACTCGTGTTGAAACAGAAATTTCTGACCGAGTTCCTcccacaaaaaagaagaaaataacacCAAATGACTCTAGTGTCAAGCCAGAGCCTGTTAAAAGAATCGTTACCGTAGAAGAGAAGCAAAAATTGAGTCTAGAGTTGGAGACAATGATTGGAGAGCTGCCTGATAGCATTGTTGATTTCTTGAGAGAGCAAAGTTATAATGAAGGGCAAACCAATGATGATGAAATTGAGATCGATATTGATACTCTTAGTGATGATACCTTATTCAAACTGCGGAAGCTTCTTGATGATTACATGCTGGAGAAGCAAAAATCCCAGGCAAAAGCTGGACAATGTGAAATGGAG CTTCTGAATGAATCAGGGTTCAGCAATTCATCAATGCAACCTTGCAAAG ATGCAGGCAATGAACAGGTTGAGGAGGATGTGGACATTGTTGGTGGGAATGATCCTCCTATTTCCAATTATCCTTCATTAGAGATTGAAAATGATGTTACCAAGAGAAACAGTAAATGCAGTAGCTCAAGCAGCTCTAGTAGTGAATCTGGCTCTTCATCCAGTG ATTCAGACTCAGTTAGTTCATCTGGTAGTGAGTTGGATATGGCTAAAACATCAGAACCTCTTAGTGCCACCAAG GAAAACATAGGATTTGGCTTGACTTCAGATCAAAACAAAGGGGATCCTGGTAATTCAGAAACTGGAAAGG ATTCAACAAATGTGGGAGGCCAAGTTGAGGAGAGTTCCCAGAGTAGGCCTGTTGCTACTGAGCCAGAAAGCCATCAAGAGG GGGAGAGTGCTGCATCTAAGAGGCAAGTCTCTCCCGAAAAGCTCTACCGTGCAGCTTTATTAAGGAGCCGTTTTGCTGACACCATACTTAAAGCTCAAGAGAAAGCACTTGAAAAG GATGAAAAGCGAGATCCTGAAAAACTTAGGATTGAGCGAGAAGATCTTGAAAGGCGGCAGAAAGAAG AGAAAGCTCGGTTGCAGGCGGAGGCAAAGGCTGCAGAAGAGGCTCAGAGGAAAGCTGAAGCAGAAGCTGCAGCTGAAGCCAAAAGGAAAAGGGAACTGGAAAGAGAAGCAGCCCGCCAGGCTTTGCAAAAG ATGGAGAAAACTGTTGATATCAATGAGAACAGTCAATTTTTGGAAGATCTAGAAATGCTTAGTGCTGTACATGATGAACACCTGCCAAGTTTCAAAGAAGAGACAAGCACAGATCAACCTCAAGATGGATTGGGTGGGATCAAGCTACAGGGAAATCCCTTGGAACAGCTAGGGTTGTACATGAAGGATGAGGATGAGGAGGAGGATGAGGAGGAAGAGGATGAACTGCCTCCGAGTGGTGCTGTAGGACCATCAAATGATGTTGAAGAAGGAGAGATTGATTGA
- the LOC114416248 gene encoding probable aspartyl aminopeptidase, whose amino-acid sequence MAAKLDTHAVASDLIDFLNASPTAFHAVDEAKRRLRSAGYHQLSEREVWELQPGNKYFFTRNHSTIVAFAIGKKYVAGNGFYIIGAHTDSPCLKLKPVTKVVKAGILEVGVQTYGGGLWHTWFDRDLTVAGRVIVREENAGSVSYSHRLVRIEEPIMRIPTLAIHLDKTVNDGFKFNNENHLIPILATSLKGELNKVSSENGPVESGNQTDGKKANDKTGTSNTKHHLLLLQLLASKLGCEPDDICDFELQACDTQPSTIAGAAKEFIFSGRLDNLCMSFCSLKALIDATSSDSSLEEESGVRMVALFDHEEVGSNSAQGAGSPVMLNAVTRVTNSFSSNPNLLEKAAQLSYLVSADMAHALHPNYMDKHEANHQPKLHGGLVIKTNASQRYATNVVTSFIFREIASKHKLPVQDFVVRNDMSCGSTIGPILASGVGIRTVDVGAPQLSMHSIREICAVDDVKYSYEHFKAFYQEFSHVDGKMVVDI is encoded by the exons ATGGCGGCGAAGCTAGACACCCACGCCGTGGCTTCCGATCTGATCGACTTCCTCAACGCTTCTCCAACGGCTTTCCACGCCGTCg ACGAGGCAAAGAGGCGTTTGCGTAGCGCGGGGTACCACCAACTCTCTGAGAGGGAAGTGTGGGAACTGCAACCGGGCAACAAGTACTTCTTCACCAGAAATCACTCCACCATCGTCGCCTTCGCCATCGGCAAAAA GTACGTTGCTGGAAATGGATTCTACATAATTGGGGCTCACACGGATAGTCCTTGTCTCAAACTCAAGCCTGTCACCAAG GTTGTTAAGGCTGGGATTTTGGAGGTTGGTGTCCAAACCTATGGAGGTGGTCTGTGGCACACGTGGTTTGATCGAGACTTGACTGTGGCGGGGAGGGTCATTGTGCGGGAAGAGAATGCTGGTTCTGTTTCGTACTCACATCGCCTTGTTAGAATTGAGGAACCTATAATGCGAATACCGACTTTGGCAATTCACTTGGACAA GACTGTTAATGATGGATTCAAATTTAACAACGAGAATCACCTTATTCCCATCTTGGCAACATCGCTGAAG GGTGAGCTCAATAAAGTGTCCTCTGAAAATGGTCCTGTTGAAAGTGGAAATCAGACCGATGGAAAGAAAGCAAATGATAAAACAGGCACCAGCAATACGAAGCAtcaccttcttcttctacaG TTGCTTGCAAGCAAGCTTGGGTGTGAACCAGATGACATATGTGATTTTGAATTGCAAGCTTGCGATACACAACCAAGTACTATTGCTGGAGCTGCAAAGGAATTCATTTTTTCAGGACGGCTAGATAATCTCTGCATGTCATTTTGCTCGCTGAAG GCATTAATAGATGCTACATCTTCTGACAGCAGTCTTGAGGAAGAGTCAGGTGTTAGAATGGTGGCTTTATTTGACCATGAGGAAGTTGGATCTAACTCTGCCCAAGGAGCTGGCTCTCCTGTTATGCTAAATGCTGTGACTAGGGTTACCAATTCCTTCAGCTCCAATCCCAAC CTTCTGGAGAAAGCAGCACAATTAAGCTACCTTGTATCTGCCGACATGGCACATGCACTACACCCAAATTACATG GACAAGCATGAAGCAAACCATCAGCCCAAACTACATGGAGGACTTGTCATTAAAACCAATGCAAGCCAACGCTATGCAACCAATGTTGTCACATCCTTCATATTCAGGGAGATAGCATCAAAACATAAACTTCCCGTTCAG GACTTTGTGGTGCGCAATGACATGTCATGTGGTTCAACCATTGGTCCTATTCTTGCTAGTGGCGTAGGTATTCGCACTGTTGATGTAGGTGCACCGCAGTTGTCAATGCATAGCATACGAGAAATTTGTGCTGTTGATGATGTGAAGTATTCATATGAGCACTTCAAGGCATTTTACCAAGAATTCTCTCATGTTGATGGTAAGATGGTCGTGGATATATAG